The Kineothrix sp. MB12-C1 genome includes a window with the following:
- a CDS encoding cache domain-containing sensor histidine kinase produces MKIKMRTKILILCLGSTLMALVLQTVLFQRVSGTLIYNQAKAENYNLLKNMQNEVYTFVKKIENGLIEIYNNKEFLQELKSEESVEVIRENNYRIAYDQAMENFSTADSVVALYVYNSDHRVISTYRRAVTPKHNYPKDIYEDEEMYNAAKVKEYIASDEKYMFLSSYYNVYRETNIARFVLKIYDNVNTNKVIGYVVCDIDSKAFVKIMEKYSTHQEVYMWLQPLSDRPITAIENAETASRENYLEISERIRSNTLETFMDTSEENKVLFQVPQNKYNLGAYSLMPQSILEQNQKALTQNLILIGIMMCIILSVVTVFISRTLTRPLEELMRTITRIRKGDTKNRVLYLERDEIGQIGKEFNEMLDEIERLIGHEYETQLLLNKAEYKALQSQINPHFLYNTLDTMSSIASVQNCDMVSHLCQSLSTIFRYSLDIKHPYSTVAKEMVHLKNYIYVMNVRMREEVAYEFRIDDEILQSSIPRISIQPLVENAINHGLRNKKGEKKILVQASKREGILEIEVEDNGVGMEAEAVNQSLKENNHGLVEGGSSIGLFNINARMKMLYGEEYGLHIDSDGKSGTKISLRIPCMSVEEAEIWQK; encoded by the coding sequence ATGAAGATAAAAATGAGAACGAAAATATTAATACTATGTTTGGGGAGTACCTTGATGGCACTCGTTCTCCAGACTGTTTTATTTCAGCGAGTATCCGGTACGCTGATTTATAATCAGGCGAAAGCGGAGAATTATAACTTACTTAAAAATATGCAGAATGAAGTCTATACCTTCGTGAAAAAGATAGAAAATGGACTGATTGAAATATATAACAATAAAGAATTTCTTCAGGAACTGAAAAGTGAAGAGAGTGTGGAAGTAATCAGGGAGAATAACTATAGAATTGCTTATGATCAGGCGATGGAGAACTTCTCGACGGCGGACAGTGTGGTGGCTTTGTACGTGTATAACAGCGATCACCGGGTAATCAGCACTTACAGGCGTGCGGTAACGCCAAAGCATAATTACCCCAAAGATATTTATGAGGATGAGGAAATGTATAATGCAGCTAAGGTGAAGGAATATATTGCCTCGGATGAAAAATACATGTTCTTATCCAGCTATTATAATGTATATCGTGAGACGAATATTGCAAGGTTCGTTTTGAAGATCTATGATAATGTGAATACAAATAAAGTCATTGGCTATGTAGTATGCGACATCGATAGCAAGGCCTTTGTGAAGATTATGGAAAAATACAGCACCCATCAGGAGGTGTACATGTGGCTGCAACCCCTTTCTGACAGGCCGATTACAGCGATAGAAAATGCGGAGACTGCCAGCAGGGAAAATTATCTGGAAATTAGCGAGCGGATAAGAAGTAATACATTGGAGACCTTTATGGATACGTCGGAAGAGAATAAAGTTTTGTTTCAAGTTCCTCAGAATAAATATAATCTGGGGGCTTATTCCCTGATGCCTCAGTCAATTCTGGAACAGAATCAGAAGGCGCTGACACAGAACCTTATTTTAATAGGAATTATGATGTGTATCATATTGTCGGTGGTGACTGTATTTATTTCAAGAACCTTAACACGACCCTTAGAAGAGTTAATGCGAACCATCACCCGAATTAGAAAGGGAGATACGAAGAATAGAGTATTGTATCTGGAACGAGATGAAATCGGGCAGATTGGAAAAGAATTCAACGAAATGTTGGACGAGATAGAGCGGTTGATCGGACATGAGTATGAGACGCAGTTACTTCTCAATAAAGCGGAGTATAAGGCGCTGCAATCGCAGATTAATCCGCATTTCCTATATAATACCTTAGATACGATGAGCAGTATTGCAAGCGTTCAGAATTGTGATATGGTCAGCCATTTATGCCAGTCTCTTTCCACTATTTTCCGATATAGCTTGGATATTAAACATCCTTATTCCACGGTTGCTAAGGAGATGGTTCATCTGAAAAATTATATTTATGTGATGAACGTAAGGATGCGGGAAGAGGTAGCCTATGAGTTCCGTATCGATGATGAGATACTGCAAAGCTCTATTCCGAGAATATCGATTCAGCCCCTTGTGGAAAATGCGATTAATCATGGCCTTCGGAATAAAAAAGGGGAAAAGAAGATTCTTGTGCAAGCTTCCAAGAGGGAAGGAATTCTTGAAATAGAAGTGGAAGATAACGGTGTCGGTATGGAAGCGGAAGCAGTGAATCAAAGTCTTAAGGAGAATAATCATGGATTGGTAGAAGGCGGAAGCTCCATAGGCCTCTTTAATATCAATGCGAGAATGAAGATGCTATATGGGGAGGAATATGGGCTGCATATCGATAGCGATGGAAAAAGCGGAACGAAAATCTCGTTGAGAATTCCCTGTATGAGTGTTGAGGAGGCAGAAATATGGCAGAAATAA
- a CDS encoding carbohydrate ABC transporter permease, translating into MIAVEKMKRPKEDIQKQPYTKITLLIQIVMTFIAFLFIAPILMIVNYSFKTKKELYLSSPLALPESIQFSNYEKAFDKLSLATTFTNTFLYTAISVLILALLCGSTAWAIARCKGRFFKFCYIYFIVGILIPYQALFLPIYIIGYNMNLTNSAHGIIFMYIATGLSFGVFLMTSFMSTVPIELEEAARIDGCSVFRTYFTIVMPLLKPAMATLVIMQAFQIWNDYLLASLYVSKKQLKTLTVAIQSLFSAQTSDYSTAMAAIVISVLPIAILFISLQKYFIKGMTVGAVKG; encoded by the coding sequence ATGATTGCTGTAGAAAAAATGAAACGTCCGAAAGAAGACATACAAAAACAGCCTTATACAAAGATAACGCTCCTCATTCAGATTGTAATGACATTTATTGCATTTTTGTTTATTGCCCCTATTTTAATGATTGTCAATTATTCCTTTAAAACGAAGAAAGAGCTATATTTATCGAGTCCTCTGGCTCTGCCTGAAAGCATTCAATTCAGCAATTATGAAAAGGCATTCGATAAGCTGAGTTTGGCGACCACTTTTACAAACACCTTTTTGTATACAGCAATCAGTGTTCTTATCCTGGCACTTCTATGTGGGTCTACTGCATGGGCGATTGCCAGATGTAAGGGGAGATTTTTCAAGTTCTGTTACATCTATTTTATTGTGGGAATTTTAATTCCTTATCAAGCTTTATTCTTACCTATTTATATTATAGGATATAATATGAACCTTACGAACAGTGCACACGGGATTATTTTCATGTATATCGCAACAGGACTCTCTTTCGGAGTATTTCTTATGACTAGTTTTATGTCAACGGTCCCGATTGAGTTGGAGGAGGCTGCGAGAATCGACGGATGTTCCGTATTTCGTACTTATTTTACGATTGTTATGCCGCTTTTGAAGCCGGCAATGGCTACGTTAGTAATTATGCAGGCATTCCAGATATGGAATGATTATCTGCTTGCCAGCTTATATGTGAGCAAAAAACAGCTCAAAACGCTTACCGTAGCAATTCAGTCTTTATTCTCGGCACAGACTAGCGATTATTCCACGGCGATGGCGGCTATTGTTATATCGGTGTTACCGATTGCCATACTGTTTATCAGCCTTCAGAAATACTTTATCAAGGGTATGACGGTAGGTGCAGTCAAGGGTTAA
- a CDS encoding response regulator transcription factor, translating to MAEINYKVLIADDEYWTREKIRNMLDWKAYHLEFLEPAANGEEVLERMKTEKPDILITDINMPFVNGVELVKEVKEKYEEVVVFVISGYDDFEYVKSTLMAGAINYLLKPITKIDLVNALSKALEIISKEEINKKQILKAASAIQDRELSLLVEREETPFAPLITMNKEIDFAGYSLILIKIHDLKEIMAAYEYDMNYLSYSIKKMSKEVTESENLLIFNHIYRSNEFLIITELDSAEQNKMAVKLLNAIRNMTASPISIVISEHTYSIESIHTAYTQCVSLLMTRKYKKESIILFNRKQDEVIYRDLKDPLGEEAENRLKNLLKTGNAEAVKQLIFETIGVKHCEELGWEYIRLRQTVKRVCNLLTDFKMEQKSAKEIVDLENMVDVLDKTVEYMEADKLCEVIEEIVDTVVSEPKGELGSSIREVVKKAVVYINERFFEELSLAFLSNHFGVESSYFSKVFRQETGESLMIYIAGKRIEKAKEYMLDSTINLTEIAFMVGYDDYTYFNKVFRKMTGMSPRDYRGSLHKDEAVL from the coding sequence ATGGCAGAAATAAATTATAAAGTGCTAATTGCGGATGATGAATATTGGACGCGGGAAAAAATACGAAACATGCTCGATTGGAAGGCGTATCATCTGGAATTTCTGGAGCCTGCGGCGAATGGGGAAGAAGTCTTGGAACGGATGAAGACAGAGAAGCCGGACATATTAATTACCGATATCAATATGCCTTTTGTGAACGGTGTTGAACTTGTGAAAGAGGTGAAGGAGAAATATGAAGAGGTTGTAGTATTCGTTATTAGCGGATATGATGACTTCGAATATGTGAAGAGCACCTTAATGGCGGGAGCAATTAATTATCTGTTAAAACCGATTACGAAGATAGATTTAGTGAATGCTTTATCGAAAGCACTTGAAATTATTAGTAAAGAGGAAATAAATAAAAAGCAGATATTAAAAGCGGCCTCTGCCATTCAGGACAGGGAGCTGAGTCTGTTAGTGGAGAGGGAGGAGACCCCGTTTGCACCGCTTATAACGATGAATAAGGAGATAGACTTCGCCGGATACAGCCTTATTCTCATTAAGATTCATGATTTGAAGGAGATTATGGCGGCGTATGAATATGATATGAACTATCTGTCCTATTCTATTAAAAAGATGAGCAAAGAAGTGACGGAATCGGAAAATCTTCTGATCTTCAATCATATATACCGTTCCAATGAATTCTTGATTATTACAGAATTGGACAGTGCGGAACAAAATAAGATGGCTGTTAAACTCTTGAACGCTATTAGGAATATGACCGCAAGCCCTATCAGTATTGTAATCAGTGAGCACACTTACTCTATCGAAAGTATTCATACTGCGTATACACAATGTGTTTCTTTGCTTATGACGAGAAAATATAAAAAGGAAAGTATCATCTTATTCAACAGGAAACAGGATGAGGTAATTTATAGAGATTTGAAGGATCCACTAGGAGAAGAAGCGGAGAATCGCTTAAAGAATCTTCTGAAGACCGGCAATGCAGAAGCGGTAAAGCAGCTAATCTTCGAGACCATTGGAGTGAAGCACTGTGAAGAATTGGGGTGGGAGTATATCAGGCTGCGGCAGACAGTAAAAAGGGTATGTAATCTCCTCACTGATTTTAAAATGGAGCAGAAGTCAGCGAAGGAAATAGTGGATCTGGAAAACATGGTGGATGTGCTCGATAAAACAGTGGAATATATGGAAGCGGATAAACTCTGTGAGGTTATTGAAGAGATTGTAGATACGGTGGTGAGTGAACCTAAGGGAGAGCTTGGAAGCAGTATCAGAGAGGTTGTGAAAAAGGCAGTAGTTTATATTAATGAACGGTTTTTTGAGGAGCTTTCTCTCGCCTTTTTGTCGAATCATTTCGGAGTGGAAAGTTCTTATTTTTCCAAAGTATTCCGGCAGGAGACGGGAGAGAGTCTTATGATTTATATCGCAGGGAAAAGGATTGAAAAGGCAAAGGAATATATGTTGGATTCTACGATTAATCTGACAGAAATTGCGTTCATGGTAGGATACGATGACTATACCTATTTTAATAAAGTATTTCGGAAAATGACTGGCATGAGCCCTCGCGATTATCGGGGGTCTCTGCATAAGGATGAGGCTGTATTATGA
- a CDS encoding ABC transporter substrate-binding protein produces the protein MRKVGIIVLLLAVVAVFGVAVFALENGRDEPEEKPEKVVITVLAGQSTSDAGVEDMIDEVIAEKFPGVELEWECVDWGEKFDSRMQGRLAAGDVPDIIVGKAQDIHAYMDGGNLAPLQVEGMERLEKGVRDTVTIDGEVYGIPYNAWYQGVVYSKKIFEQLQLKTPDTLEELAQTVQILEDNGVTPFAAHFRESWKVGNMTMQFLLNNVFAQEADWGEQFRLGNRDFAGDIRIRECVEQNKYVLEHSWEDALMIEQYESDRRFAEGQAAMYLTGLWSLQSMNQYDSNVRYGFFPYPTKEGGASLIKETNMTFMMSETSKYQELINHIFTELLQNEKLMQEILGFTGTYPVVTDMMVTYESAVEEDIRSYEAENRIIDASIGNNQLIWRFQNDLSEEILKWLKGEADLDEVLTYADEHRQESGNIPIISK, from the coding sequence ATGAGAAAAGTTGGAATAATAGTTTTGCTGCTTGCTGTTGTGGCAGTATTTGGAGTTGCTGTTTTTGCATTGGAGAATGGAAGGGATGAGCCGGAGGAGAAACCGGAAAAGGTAGTTATCACCGTCTTAGCCGGACAATCGACCTCCGATGCGGGCGTGGAAGATATGATTGATGAAGTGATTGCCGAGAAGTTTCCCGGTGTGGAGCTGGAGTGGGAATGTGTGGACTGGGGAGAAAAGTTCGACTCTCGGATGCAGGGGCGGCTGGCAGCCGGCGATGTGCCGGATATTATTGTAGGGAAGGCACAGGATATTCATGCCTATATGGATGGCGGCAACTTGGCTCCGCTTCAGGTGGAGGGAATGGAACGTCTGGAGAAAGGAGTACGCGATACGGTAACGATAGATGGGGAAGTGTACGGTATCCCATATAATGCGTGGTATCAAGGGGTGGTATATAGTAAGAAGATATTCGAACAATTACAGCTCAAGACACCGGATACCCTGGAGGAGCTTGCACAGACGGTGCAAATATTAGAGGACAATGGAGTGACTCCGTTTGCGGCACATTTCAGGGAAAGCTGGAAGGTCGGAAATATGACAATGCAATTTTTGCTCAATAATGTATTCGCACAGGAAGCGGATTGGGGAGAGCAGTTCCGCTTAGGAAACCGGGATTTTGCCGGAGATATACGAATAAGAGAATGTGTAGAGCAGAATAAATATGTGCTGGAACATTCTTGGGAAGATGCTCTTATGATTGAACAATATGAAAGTGACCGAAGGTTCGCAGAGGGACAAGCAGCCATGTATCTGACCGGTTTGTGGTCATTACAATCTATGAACCAATATGATTCAAATGTGCGTTATGGTTTCTTCCCTTATCCGACGAAAGAGGGGGGCGCCAGCCTGATTAAGGAAACGAATATGACTTTTATGATGAGTGAAACATCGAAATATCAGGAGCTGATTAATCACATCTTCACGGAGCTGCTGCAAAATGAAAAGCTTATGCAGGAGATTCTTGGATTCACGGGAACATATCCGGTAGTTACAGATATGATGGTAACTTATGAGAGTGCAGTGGAGGAGGATATCAGAAGTTACGAGGCAGAAAATAGAATTATTGATGCTTCTATAGGGAATAACCAATTGATATGGAGATTTCAAAATGATCTGTCGGAGGAAATTTTAAAGTGGTTAAAAGGGGAAGCCGATTTGGATGAGGTGCTCACTTATGCAGATGAACATAGGCAGGAAAGCGGAAATATTCCGATAATTTCAAAATAA
- a CDS encoding carbohydrate ABC transporter permease — protein sequence MNNRKSNGMEKKMERQYLLMVLPGFLIFTVGLIIPMFMAVRYSFTSWDGMSSTKPFVGLQNYIDLMKSSDFRATWWFTIKFTIGNTIIQNVLALLFAIALDSGIKAQKIYRTAFFVPCLISSLIVGFIWLKMYSNVLPAMNELLGTNINFLLFGSGQTVLTGLLIANNWQWIGYWMLIYLAGLQSIPSELYEAAKVDGAGAISRFKNITIPMLAPAITICVVGITTGSLKVYDLLVASTKGGPGRASTSIIYQTYITAINGRQYGYGSAMSVTLVIVLLLVALIQVKGLKKREVQA from the coding sequence ATGAATAATAGAAAAAGTAATGGAATGGAAAAGAAGATGGAGCGGCAATATCTGCTCATGGTCCTTCCCGGATTCTTAATTTTTACGGTAGGGCTTATTATTCCTATGTTTATGGCAGTTCGTTATTCCTTCACGAGTTGGGATGGAATGTCTTCGACGAAGCCCTTTGTAGGCTTACAGAATTACATCGATTTGATGAAGAGTTCGGACTTTCGGGCAACTTGGTGGTTCACCATCAAGTTTACCATCGGTAATACGATAATACAAAATGTGCTGGCGCTTCTTTTTGCTATTGCGTTGGATAGCGGGATTAAAGCGCAAAAAATATATAGAACGGCGTTCTTTGTTCCATGTTTGATCAGTTCTTTAATTGTGGGCTTTATCTGGTTGAAAATGTACTCCAATGTACTTCCGGCAATGAATGAATTGTTGGGAACAAATATTAATTTCCTGCTCTTTGGCAGCGGGCAGACAGTGTTAACTGGTCTTTTAATTGCGAATAACTGGCAATGGATAGGATATTGGATGTTAATTTATCTTGCGGGGCTTCAATCGATTCCGTCAGAGTTGTACGAAGCGGCGAAGGTGGACGGAGCCGGTGCGATCAGCCGGTTTAAAAACATAACAATTCCGATGCTGGCTCCTGCAATTACGATCTGTGTGGTGGGAATTACGACCGGCTCCCTGAAGGTATATGATTTGCTGGTAGCCTCAACCAAGGGCGGGCCGGGAAGAGCATCTACATCGATTATCTACCAGACTTATATTACTGCAATTAATGGAAGACAGTATGGCTATGGGTCTGCCATGTCAGTGACACTTGTTATTGTACTCTTATTGGTAGCATTGATTCAGGTAAAGGGATTGAAAAAGAGGGAGGTGCAGGCATGA
- a CDS encoding glycoside hydrolase family 36 protein translates to MVVLLNKYLLGDMECYYYLDEGTKLVELIVVPEGMEPLDWSEKKQEIDSLVQLKVAGDIYPGGYAGGVTLRQGGSLASLQYETQYVEKDGGQTSVYTVLSYKNRATCKVTHRLCYKEGSEHLESDVTLANEGDKEISLEMLSSFSLGGISPFIQKDAHDSLKVHRLRSVWSMEGRLETRTIEELQLEPSWAGHAIRSERFGQVGSIPVNRYFPYLVVEDSVSDVFWGVQLGHNASWQMEVYRKDDGVSISGGLADREFGHWMKCVQPGESFSVPTAILSICKGGGVDKVSQRMTAAIEEYVNQEPEIEQDLPIIFNEYCTTWGCPSDENIAGILEVIKDKGFSYFVIDCGWYKKEGIPWDIMMGDYNVSKELFPEGLEKTVQRIKEAGMKPGIWFEIENVGSASEIYNDEEHLLKRDGEVLTTSMRRFLDLRNPWVINYLNEKVIGTLKRYGFEYMKMDYNDTIGLGCDGAESLGEGLRQNMAASLEFIKRVKEEIPGIILENCASGGHRLEPLMMSLTSMASFSDAHECEEIPVIAANLHRAILPRQSQIWAVIRKEDSLKRIAYSVINTFLGRMCISGDVTELSVEQWDVIDRGMAFYKKIAPIIKHGYTYFYGSEITSYRNLKGWQGILRTSESGEAYALFHVFEVPEGSMLKMELPAEVQAVVQEVYSDSKYEVTIEGNLLCYKAEENKKAVAVLLGGK, encoded by the coding sequence ATGGTTGTTTTATTGAACAAGTACTTACTGGGAGATATGGAATGTTATTATTATTTGGATGAGGGGACGAAGTTGGTGGAGCTTATCGTCGTACCGGAGGGTATGGAACCTCTCGACTGGAGTGAGAAGAAGCAGGAAATCGATTCCCTGGTCCAATTGAAGGTCGCAGGAGATATCTATCCGGGGGGATACGCAGGAGGAGTGACGTTACGCCAAGGCGGTTCGCTTGCTTCTTTACAATATGAAACTCAATATGTGGAAAAAGACGGAGGTCAGACCTCGGTGTACACTGTTCTTTCTTATAAGAATAGAGCAACTTGTAAGGTTACCCACCGCTTATGTTATAAGGAAGGAAGTGAACATCTGGAAAGTGATGTCACGCTGGCAAACGAAGGGGATAAAGAAATTTCTCTGGAAATGCTGTCCAGCTTTTCCTTAGGGGGAATCTCTCCATTTATTCAGAAGGATGCACATGATTCCTTGAAGGTGCACCGGTTAAGAAGTGTATGGAGCATGGAAGGACGCTTGGAGACGAGAACGATAGAAGAATTGCAGCTTGAACCGTCTTGGGCAGGTCATGCAATCCGTTCCGAACGATTTGGACAGGTGGGTTCGATACCGGTCAATCGATATTTCCCTTATCTCGTGGTGGAAGATAGCGTCAGCGATGTGTTCTGGGGGGTACAGTTGGGACACAATGCTTCGTGGCAGATGGAAGTCTATCGGAAAGATGATGGTGTTTCCATATCAGGAGGTCTGGCTGACAGAGAATTCGGCCATTGGATGAAGTGTGTACAGCCAGGCGAGAGTTTCTCAGTACCGACGGCAATTCTGTCGATTTGCAAAGGGGGCGGTGTAGATAAAGTTTCCCAGAGAATGACGGCAGCAATAGAAGAATATGTGAATCAGGAACCGGAAATCGAACAGGACCTTCCGATTATTTTCAATGAATACTGCACCACATGGGGATGTCCTTCCGATGAAAATATAGCGGGTATCTTAGAGGTAATTAAAGATAAGGGCTTTTCTTATTTTGTTATCGATTGCGGATGGTATAAGAAGGAAGGGATTCCGTGGGATATTATGATGGGTGATTATAATGTATCCAAGGAGCTGTTTCCGGAGGGGCTTGAAAAAACGGTTCAGAGAATCAAAGAAGCAGGAATGAAGCCGGGTATTTGGTTCGAAATAGAAAATGTTGGATCTGCGTCGGAGATCTATAATGATGAAGAGCACCTTCTTAAGCGAGACGGCGAAGTATTAACTACCAGTATGAGACGCTTTCTCGATCTGCGCAATCCGTGGGTAATCAATTATTTAAATGAGAAAGTCATTGGCACTTTGAAGCGATATGGCTTTGAATACATGAAGATGGATTACAACGATACGATAGGTCTGGGATGCGACGGGGCGGAATCTCTGGGTGAAGGTCTCCGCCAGAATATGGCTGCCTCTCTGGAATTTATTAAGAGGGTGAAGGAAGAAATTCCGGGAATTATTTTGGAGAATTGTGCATCCGGCGGACATCGCTTAGAGCCCCTTATGATGAGCCTGACAAGTATGGCATCCTTCTCAGATGCTCATGAATGTGAGGAAATTCCCGTCATTGCGGCTAATCTTCATCGTGCTATTTTGCCAAGGCAGAGCCAGATTTGGGCAGTAATAAGGAAAGAAGACTCCTTGAAGAGAATTGCTTATTCTGTGATCAATACTTTCCTGGGAAGAATGTGTATTTCCGGGGATGTAACGGAGTTAAGTGTGGAACAATGGGATGTTATCGATCGGGGAATGGCTTTCTATAAGAAAATTGCTCCTATTATTAAGCACGGATATACCTACTTTTATGGCAGTGAGATTACAAGTTATAGGAACCTGAAAGGATGGCAGGGAATCTTAAGAACATCGGAAAGCGGTGAAGCATATGCCCTTTTCCATGTGTTTGAGGTTCCGGAGGGAAGCATGTTGAAAATGGAGCTGCCCGCAGAAGTTCAGGCAGTGGTTCAAGAGGTATATTCTGACAGCAAATATGAGGTGACGATAGAAGGGAACCTTTTGTGCTATAAAGCAGAGGAGAATAAAAAGGCGGTGGCAGTATTGCTTGGCGGAAAATAG
- a CDS encoding ABC transporter substrate-binding protein — translation MKKKVLSMILCTTMLTTVLVGCGQGSAAETKPAAQPAEESAEVKEEAPAQETAAADEKVTLTVLAGQSTTDAGIEDLIDEALAEQYPNITLEWECVDWGNDFQPKMQQYMQSGLPDIMIGKAQDVATYAPQGILGPIADTYLDRVLDAASANVTLDGETYGLVYNAMYQGVYYNKDMFAENGWEIPKTIDDLQVIIDDCKAKGITPFASHMVDTWSIGNVTMQFAMNDVFNKVPSWGDDFRNGTTSFTESKEFQTAYSYNKLIFDNTFPETFSTEQTDCDARMVLGEAAMKVSGSWSIQNFLDIDENFNFGIFPFPNQTGDSKLIFEPNITIMKSAASEHQDAIDCVIDVMTGNKELAREIYDYTKTAAMLKDVTPTFANPSQEDIDKYAAEGMIVDVTSGNNQLVWGGFQEENAKDIAAWLQGDVTFEDALAASDARVAASSAN, via the coding sequence ATGAAAAAGAAAGTATTAAGTATGATTTTGTGTACCACGATGTTAACCACAGTATTAGTCGGATGCGGCCAGGGAAGTGCGGCAGAAACGAAGCCGGCAGCACAACCTGCGGAGGAAAGCGCAGAAGTGAAGGAAGAAGCTCCGGCACAGGAAACAGCAGCTGCGGATGAGAAGGTAACGCTCACCGTTTTGGCGGGACAGTCCACTACGGATGCGGGCATTGAAGATTTAATCGACGAAGCGCTTGCAGAGCAATATCCAAATATTACTTTGGAATGGGAATGCGTTGACTGGGGGAATGATTTCCAGCCGAAAATGCAGCAGTATATGCAGTCAGGACTTCCTGATATTATGATTGGTAAAGCACAGGACGTGGCAACTTATGCACCTCAGGGAATTCTGGGACCGATTGCCGATACCTATCTGGATAGAGTATTGGATGCAGCAAGTGCCAACGTTACGCTAGATGGCGAAACATACGGACTCGTATATAACGCAATGTATCAGGGAGTTTATTACAACAAAGATATGTTTGCTGAAAACGGATGGGAGATTCCTAAGACAATCGATGATTTACAGGTAATTATTGATGACTGCAAGGCAAAAGGTATTACTCCTTTCGCAAGCCATATGGTGGATACATGGTCTATCGGCAATGTTACGATGCAGTTTGCTATGAATGATGTATTCAACAAGGTTCCTTCCTGGGGAGATGATTTCAGAAACGGAACGACTTCCTTTACGGAAAGCAAAGAATTCCAGACAGCATACAGCTATAATAAGCTGATTTTTGATAATACCTTCCCGGAGACGTTCTCCACAGAGCAGACAGACTGCGATGCGAGAATGGTACTTGGAGAAGCGGCAATGAAGGTATCCGGTTCCTGGTCTATTCAGAACTTTTTGGATATTGATGAGAATTTTAATTTCGGAATATTCCCCTTCCCTAACCAGACGGGAGATTCCAAGCTCATTTTCGAACCTAACATTACAATTATGAAGAGTGCAGCGAGTGAACATCAGGATGCGATCGATTGTGTCATCGATGTAATGACCGGAAATAAGGAGCTCGCAAGAGAAATTTATGATTATACGAAAACAGCGGCGATGTTAAAAGACGTAACTCCTACCTTCGCGAATCCCAGTCAGGAAGACATTGACAAGTATGCGGCTGAAGGAATGATTGTTGACGTAACATCGGGAAATAATCAGCTTGTATGGGGCGGTTTCCAAGAAGAGAATGCAAAAGATATCGCAGCATGGCTCCAAGGTGATGTGACATTTGAAGATGCGTTAGCGGCGTCGGATGCCAGAGTGGCAGCAAGCAGCGCTAATTAA